In Pseudobdellovibrio exovorus JSS, the genomic stretch TGAACCGTGCCAATGCGAATGCCGTACTTTTCAGAAAAGGCATTGAGATAATCAGTACGAGCGGCAGATCCCTCATCATCTAAAACTTCACATAATACAGCCGCTGGGTTCAAACCCGACAGACGTGCTAAGTCGACACTGGCTTCTGTATGCCCTGCGCGCTCAAGCACACCACCATCAACAGCTCTTAAAGGGAACACATGCCCTGGGCAGACAATATCACTGACCTGAGCTTGAGGGTTAATAGCTGTTTGAATGGTGTGAGCTCTTTCACGAGCCGAAATGCCCGTTTTAATGCCTTGGCTCGCTTCAATAGAAAAAGTAAACGCAGCGTGATTGCAGTTAGAGGCATGAAGCTCTGATTTCAACATCGGCAATTGCAGCCGCTTCACTTGTTCTGAACTCATAGCTAAACAAATCAGACCGCGAGCTTCTTTCATTAAAAAATTGATATGGGTAGATTCAGCGAACTGTGCTGCTAACATCAGGTCGCCTTCGTTTTCACGATTTTTATCATCGACAAGGATGACGAAACGACCGGCTTTAAAATCTACAAGAATCTCTTCAATTGGACTGATCTGCATCCCAACATGTTTATCACAAGCGACCGACTGAACCAATCTGTCCCAGTCAGCAAACAGGTGAATGTTGCGAAGCATTATTTATGGCAGATGAAGCGACTTTATAAGGGTAACTCGAGGACTGGGCTAGATTAAAAACTCAAGCCCGCGCCCCCAGATAGAGTTAAGAAATAACTGAGGTCATCCCTCTTCGTTTCGGCTCCAGCAGAGTTGTATTGGATCTTGTCATATTTGAGGTATTTAGCACCGGCACTGACTGAAAAACGACCAAATGACAGTCCCAATCCCCCCTCGGCAAATCCCGCATTTTTTTCTGAAGGATCAGCCCAGCGATAACCGGGGCCTAGGAAAAAGCGGAAAGCTCCGCCCGAGAAAGGTTTACTGAGCACCAAGCGTAAACTGGAATCTAACCCTGTGATATCGTCTTCCGTACCACCCGAGCCAAAGCGTTTAAACGCCGCATTTCTCCATGTTAACCACTCTGTGAAATTCATATTCACACCTAAATGAACCTCGCTGTAGGTGCGTCCGTTGTAATTACCTGACGAACCTGAAATATCCAGATCGAAGAAAGGAACTTTAGTACTTGAAGTTTGAGCATACACCAACTGAGTGGTGATAGCAGACATAAACAAGAAAGCTAGAATGGCTTTTTTCATAAAACCATTCTAGCCGATGTCAGCGGAATTGCACTCCCACTAGAGTCTAGTTATTTGAAAACTAGCT encodes the following:
- the ribB gene encoding 3,4-dihydroxy-2-butanone-4-phosphate synthase produces the protein MLRNIHLFADWDRLVQSVACDKHVGMQISPIEEILVDFKAGRFVILVDDKNRENEGDLMLAAQFAESTHINFLMKEARGLICLAMSSEQVKRLQLPMLKSELHASNCNHAAFTFSIEASQGIKTGISARERAHTIQTAINPQAQVSDIVCPGHVFPLRAVDGGVLERAGHTEASVDLARLSGLNPAAVLCEVLDDEGSAARTDYLNAFSEKYGIRIGTVQDLISYRKATESKL